The DNA region CGGATTTGAGGGCATCGAGTTCGCGCAGCCGTTCGTTGGCCTTGGCCATGTCCTCGGTCTGGCGGGCCAGGGCGTCCGTGCGCTCGTCCACCCGGCGTTCGAGGTCGCGGTTGAGGGCCTTGAGCCGCGACAGGGCCATGTTGCGATCGGTGACGTCGTAAAAAAGCGTCAACAGCAACGGGGGGTGCCCCGGCAGCCGCAGGGCGGCGCTGGTCGAGGAAAAAAACCTGCCGTCCAGCGGACTTTGAACTTCCATGGCCACGTTTTGCCCTGAGTCGACGGCTTCGCGGGGGCACCAGGGGCAGGGGGCGTCGCGGCCGTGGAGGATGGCGTGGCAGGGCTCCCCGATGGGGTCGCGCCCGGCCCGTCGGGCCACGGGAGGATTGGCGTAGACCACGCGCAGGGACGGATCGCAGGCGATGACATAGCCCGGGAAGCCCGTTTCGAAAGCCTCCCGCCAGGCGGTCGCCCTGGCGGCGTCGCTGACGGCGGCATCGCGTTCGTCCAGGATGTCGAGCACCGCGGCGATGCCCGCCGCGTTCAGGCCGGCCAGGCGGCGAAGCGGCCCGCCGGACGCCGGGGCGGGGGTGAAATCGCCCGGGGCCAGGAAGACGGCGTGCATGGGCAGCCCGGCGATGCCGGCCAGGGCCAGGCCCAGGCGCGCCTGATCGGCCGGCTCGAACAGGGGGACCACGGCTACGTCGGGCAGGGCCGTGGGCGCGAGCAGCAAAAGGGTGTCCAGGGAGAAGCCGGTGGTGCGCCGGCCGGGGGCGGCGAGGCGGGCGGCCAGCAGACGGGCGTCGTGGTCGGGGCCGCCGACCACGAGCAGACGGCCGCCGCTCATGTCATGGCTCCGCCCCGCGGCCGTGAGGCGTCCGCTTTCGGGGCACAAGCCGGGTCGCCCGGGAGGAGACAGCTCGTCGGATGCACGGCGGACAACTCCATGCGCTGGGGGAAGGAGGCAAAGCACACAATAAATCCAGCCCCACAAGAAAGTTAGCATGAGTCCGGATCGCCCGCAAGTGATCCTTGGCGGGAGGCGTCGGCCGGGAAATGCCGCTCAGGTCAGGCTGCGGCGGTCGATGCGCAGGCACAGGCTCGGCAGGGCCAGGCCCAAAGCCAGGGCCATGAGGATGTAGGCCATGGTCAGGAAACTGTGGCAGGCCTGGAAGAACGTGGCCGGGTCCTGGGTGTCGGCGAAGCGCATGAACCCGGTCATGGCCTTGAAGGCGTGGGTTCCGGGAACCATGTTGATGACCCCGGGGATCGAAAAGAGGTGGGTCGGCAACAGCAGCCGCTTATGGGGCCAGAAGGAGAAAAGGCTCACGCTCGTTGCGGCCAGAAGCGTGGCCAGCTCGGCGCCCAGGCCCAGGCCCAGGGCCAGGGTGCGAAGGCCCATGCCCAGGGCGCCGCAGGCGGCGCACCAGCGCAGGGTGCCCGGCGGCGCGTTAAAAAGGATGGCGAAGCCCACCGAGGCCAGGGCGCCGCACGGGGCCAGGTACAGCGTTTCGAGCAGGAAGCCGGGCAGCGCCGTCACCAGATCCCCCGCAGGCTCAGGGCCAGCACCATGCCCAGCGTCAGGGCCATGATCATGACCAGGCCCATCACGGCCCGGGTCAGGCCCACCGTGACGTAGCCCCGGATGAGCTCCTCGAAGGCGTCGATGAGCGGCACCCCGGGAATGAGGAACAAGACGCAGGCGGTTTCCACGATCTGGTGGTGCTCGGGCACGAAGGTCCCCAGGATCAGGGCGGCGGAGGTGGCGACAAAGGCGCTGGCGGCAAAGACCAGGACCACGTTGAAGCGCAGGCTGGCCAGGAAAAACCGGGTGTGCCCCCCCAGGAAGGCCGCCACGGCCGTGGCCAGAAAGGCCGCCGGCCCGCCGCCGAAAATCACGGCAAAGGCCCCG from Solidesulfovibrio sp. includes:
- a CDS encoding ATP-binding protein — its product is MSGGRLLVVGGPDHDARLLAARLAAPGRRTTGFSLDTLLLLAPTALPDVAVVPLFEPADQARLGLALAGIAGLPMHAVFLAPGDFTPAPASGGPLRRLAGLNAAGIAAVLDILDERDAAVSDAARATAWREAFETGFPGYVIACDPSLRVVYANPPVARRAGRDPIGEPCHAILHGRDAPCPWCPREAVDSGQNVAMEVQSPLDGRFFSSTSAALRLPGHPPLLLTLFYDVTDRNMALSRLKALNRDLERRVDERTDALARQTEDMAKANERLRELDALKSGFLATVTHDLRTPLTSVLGFAKLTRRDFIKDFMPFSEVSDKLRRKGARIAENLGIIEAEGARLTRLVNDFLDLSKIESGRLDWNDRVVDPAAVARSAIDAVSGEYEQNQAMALVVDIPGRLPPVRLDPDRLMQVLVNLLTNAVRHTGEGVVTLSAAHLGSRRLELRVSDTGPGIPREERERIFDKFHQARRGDTTPPSATRGTGLGLAICKQIVDRYAGSIRAEDNPPRGTSFVVELPVFAGDKGDPPPKEAAGREAGRPAS
- a CDS encoding threonine/serine exporter family protein, producing MTALPGFLLETLYLAPCGALASVGFAILFNAPPGTLRWCAACGALGMGLRTLALGLGLGAELATLLAATSVSLFSFWPHKRLLLPTHLFSIPGVINMVPGTHAFKAMTGFMRFADTQDPATFFQACHSFLTMAYILMALALGLALPSLCLRIDRRSLT